The Betta splendens chromosome 4, fBetSpl5.4, whole genome shotgun sequence genome contains a region encoding:
- the cth gene encoding cystathionine gamma-lyase, translating into MDPKRNADKQGDLFAGFRPNFKSFATEAIHVGQEPEQWSSMAVVPPISLSTTFKQHGPGNHAGFEYSRSGNPTRNCLEKAVAALDGAKHCLALASGLAATVTITHMLKAGDGIVCMDDVYGGTNRYFRRIAKELGLDVSFADCTQPALLKAALKANTKLVWIETPSNPMMKVVDIKACADLVHEHSKDTVVVVDNTFMSAYFQRPLALGADICMYSATKYMNGHSDVVMGLVSVNREDLYERLKFLQNALGGVPSPFDCYLCNRGLKTLHLRMERHFKNAMAAATFLEANPRVERVIFPGLPSHPQYEVMKRQCTGCPGMITFNIKGKLEHATVFLKSLKLFAIAESLGGYESLAEHPAIMTHASVPEKDRSVLGISDTLIRLSVGLEDEADIIEDLQQALVAAHPKME; encoded by the exons ATGGATCCGAAGCGCAACGCAGACAAACAGGGCGACCTGTTCGCAGGCTTCCGCCCGAACTTCAAATCGTTCGCCACAGAGGCGATCCACGTCGGCCAGGAGCCGGAGCAATGGTCGTCTATGGCTGTAGTGCCGCCGATTTCCCTGTCCACCACGTTCAAGCAGCATGGACCGGGAAATCACGCC ggatTTGAATATAGCCGAAGTGGAAATCCTACCAGAAACTGTCTTGAGAAGGCCGTGGCAGCTCTGGATGGAGCGAAGCATT GCCTCGCTCTCGCCTCGGGGCTGGCGGCCACAGTGACCATCACGCACATGCTCAAGGCGGGCGACGGGATCGTGTGCATGGATGACGTGTACGGAG GCACAAATCGGTATTTCCGAAGGATTGCCAAAGAACTTGGGCTGGATGTGTCTTTCGCTGACTGTACACAGCCTGCGTTGCTCAAGGCTGCACTCAAGGCCAACACTAAA CTGGTGTGGATCGAGACGCCCAGCAACCCCATGATGAAGGTTGTCGACATCAAGGCCTGCGCCGACCTGGTCCACGAGCACAGCAAGGACACGGTGGTGGTCGTGGACAACACCTTCATGTCTGCCTATTTCCAG CGGCCCTTGGCTTTGGGAGCCGACATCTGCATGTACTCAGCCACCAAATACATGAATG GTCACAGTGACGTTGTAATGGGTCTGGTCTCAGTGAACCGGGAGGATTTGTACGAGCGTCTGAAGTTTCTGCAAAATG CCCTGGGAGGCGTCCCGTCCCCGTTTGACTGCTACCTGTGCAACCGTGGGCTGAAGACGCTGCACCTTCGGATGGAGCGGCACTTTAAAAACGCCATGGCAGCGGCCACGTTCCTGGAGGCCAATCCGCGGGTGGAGCGCGTGATCTTTCCAG GTTTGCCCTCTCACCCCCAGTACGAAGTGATGAAGAGACAATGCACCGGGTGTCCAGGAATGATTACCTTCAACATTAAGGGGAAACTGGAGCATGCCACCGTCTTCCTCAAAAGCCTTAAA CTGTTTGCGATAGCAGAGAGTCTCGGTGGTTATGAAAGTTTAGCAGAACATCC GGCAATTATGACCCATGCATCGGTGCCAGAAAAAGACAGGAGCGTGCTGGGCATCAGTGACACACTCATCAGGCTGTCCGTGGGGCTGGAGGACGAGGCCGACATCATCGAAGACCTGCAGCAAGCGTTGGTGGCTGCT